The Pseudomonas multiresinivorans DNA window CAGTTGAACCTGACCAATGCGGGCGGCTATGGCCCAGGCATCTACCGGCTGTTCGACTGGGGCGGCACACTGACCATGAGCGGCGGCGGCCTCCTTCCACCGCCGGGGCCGACCCTGCAGATCCTGAATGGCGCCAGGCAGATCAACCTGATCAATCCGGCCAGTCTCTCGCTCAACTTCTGGAACGCCGATGGCCTTGCCAGCGCATCGCAGATGGGCGGCGGCTCCGGCGTCTGGTCGCAGGCCGGTGCGAACTGGACGGACGCCACGGGCAGCACCACCGCGTGGCGCAATCCCAACGATGCGTTCTCCATCTTCGGCGGTGCGGCCGGCACGGTGACCGTCGATAACAGCAGCGGCGCCATCGCGGCGCAGGGTATTCAGTTCGCCAGCGACGGCTATCACCTGGTCGGCGACAACCTGGCGCTGACCGGCGCCACACTGGGCGCCCTGGGCGAAGTGCGGGTCGGCGACGGCAGTCAGGTATCGAGCGGCTGGACAGCGTCTATCGACAATTCGCTGTTCGGCGCTGGTATCGACAAGACCGGGCTGGGCACTCTGGTGCTCAATGGCGCCAACAACTACAAGCAGAGCACGCGTCTGAGCCTGGGCACCCTATCGGTTTCCAGCGACGCCAACCTCGGCGCGTCCTCCGCCAATCTCGACTTCGAGGGTGGCACCTTGCGCGTCACCGGCAACGGTTTCCAGAGCACGGCGCGCGACGTCGTGTTCGGTGCGGCCGGTGGTGGTCTGGACATCGCTGATGCCGACAACACCTTCACCCTCGGCCAGGAGCTTTCCGGCGGCGGCGCACTGACCAAGCTCGGCGACGGCACCCTGGTGCTGGGCGGCAACAACAGCTACACCGGTGGCACGCTGGTGAAGGCGGGCACGCTCATTGGTTCGGCGGGCAGCTTCGGCAACGGCGCGATCGTCGACAACGCGACGCTCGTGCTTGACCAGACCAGTGACGCCACTCTGGCCAACGCGATATCCGGCACGGGCTCGCTGACCAAGACCGGCGCTGGCAACCTGACCCTGGGCAGCAACAGCTACAGCGGCGGCACACTGATCAGCGCGGGGATGCTCACCGGCTCGGTCGAGAGCTTCGGCAGCGGCGTCATCACCAACAATGCACGGCTGATCCTGGATCAGGCCAGCAACGCCAGCTTCGCCAACGCCATGTCCGGCAGCGGCAGCCTGGTCAAGCGCGGAGCCGGTGCCCTGGTGCTGGAGAGCGACTCCAGCGTCGGCGGCGGCACCCAGGTGGAAGACGGGCGTCTGGTCGTCGGCGGGAGCGCGGGCTCCACTGCGAGCTTGACCAGCAACGTGGGCGTCTCCGGTGGCGCTACGCTCGGTGGCCATGGCGTTATCGATGGCAACGTCACCCTCGCCGATGGTGCGAAGTTGGCGCCGGGCAACTCCATCGGCACGCTGACTGTGGATGGCGACGTAACCTTGGGCGCCGGCTCGACCCTGGAGATCGAGAACGCCCCGGACGGCAGCACCGACCGCCTGGTGTCCACCGGTACCGTCGCTCTGAACGGTGCGAACCTCAGCGTCCTGGCCGAGTCCGGTACCTGGAAGCCCAGTTCCAGCTACGCCATCATCCAGGCTGCCGCGTTGCAGGGCACTTTCGCCAACGTCACCAGCAACCTGGCATTCCTCGATCCATCGCTGCAGTACTCGGCCACTGGCGTCACCCTGGTGATGGAGCGCAACGACACCACCTTCGTTTCCGTGGCTCAGACGGGCAACCAGCGGGCGGTGGCCGGGGTCATCGACTCCGCTGTTGGCAAGGCGCTCTGGAGCGAGATGTCCGGGCTCAGTGCCGAACAGGCGCGGCGTGCCTATGACAGCCTGTCCGGCGAGATGCATGCCAGCGCGCGGACGGCGCTGTTCGACGACAGTCGTCAGGTGCGCGAGGCGCTCACCGACCGTCTCTATGAGGCACGCCAGAATGGCGCCGGTAACGCTCTGGGCGTCTGGATCAAGGGCTACGGCGGGGCCAGCGACAGCGACGCCAACGGCGATGCCGCCAGCCTGGACCGCAACAGCCAGGGCATGCTGGTTGGTGCGGACCTGGCGCTGAACGACACCTGGCGCCTGGGCCTGGCCACAGGCTACGGCACGGCTGACCTGGACGTCGATGCGCGGAACTCCTCGGCCGACGTCTCCAGCACCACCCTTGCGGCCTACCTGGGCGGCCAGTGGGATGCCCTTGGCCTGCGCCTGGGCGTGGCGCGCACCTGGAACGATCTGGACACTCGCCGCGATGTGACGGTGGGCAGCCAGCAGCAGAAGCTCAAGGCCAGCTACGACGCTGATACCACGCAAGTGTTTGGCGAGCTGGGCTACCGCCTGCAGCTCGCCGAGCTGGAGCTGGAACCCTTCGCGGGCATCGCCCATGTCGAGGTACACAGTGACAGCTTCAACGAGCATGGTGGCGAAGCCGCGCTGCACGGTGGCAGCGAAACCGATCGGGTCGACTACACCAGCCTGGGCCTGCGTGCCAAGGCACCGCTCGGCACGTTGTTCGATCGCCCGCTGGCGCTGACCACCAGCCTGGCCTGGCAGCACGCGCTGGATGTGCCGGAGGACGAGAGCCGGATGACCCTCGGCGACTACGGCAGCTTCACCGTCACAGGTGTCCCGCTGGCACGCAATACTGCAGTGGGGCGTGTCGGCGTCAACCTGCAACTGGCGCCGCAGGCCAGTGTCGAGCTGGGATATTCCGGCCAGACCGGCGACGGTAGCCGCGACAATGCGGCGCGACTGGGGGTGAACATCGCCTTCTGAGTCATGCCGGGGCGCGGCAGCGCGCTCCGGTTACCGCTCCAGGCCCAGCCGCTGGTGCCACTGGGCGATGGACTCCTGCGGGTAATTGTCGAACTGCAGGTCATGCGGCGTGGCCTGCACTTCGACCCAGCTCGCCTTCGAGCGCAGCAGCAGGTGGGTGTGCTCGGGTGGCACGGGCAGCGGGGTGTCGATGGCGGAGGCGAAGGGGTGGATCAGTTCCGGCCATCGCGCGTCGTACAGCCACAGGCCGCTGCCGCACAGGCTGCAGAAGTGCCGTTCGGCGCCACTGGTACGCGTGCGCTGGCCTTCCTCGCGGAGCTTCGCGTGGTAAATGCTGATGTGCTTGCGCCCGCGGACCTTGAGGGTGGCGGCCTCGCCGCCAAGGTTGATCGCATAGCCACCGCCGCCCTGGGTCTTGCGGCAGATCGAGCAGTAGCAGCGCTGGTAAGGGTAGGGATGGGCGCTGTGCAGGCTGAAGTGCACGGCGCCGCAGTGGCAGGAACCTTCGAGCAGCATGGCTTCTCTCCATCAGGGATACCTGAGCAGGGACTCGCGGGCACGCCGGGGATTCCATCGGATCGCACCAGCGGGACTGGCCGTGCCCCGTGCAGTAGACTAGCCGCCCGCCCAGCGCCGGACTCTGCCCATGCTCAGGAATTTCACCGACCTCGATCTGCGCCTGCTGCGCATCTTCGCCTCCGTGGTGAAGTGCGGCGGCTTCACCGCGGCGCAGGCCGAGCTGAACATG harbors:
- a CDS encoding autotransporter domain-containing protein, translating into MNHIYRLVWNRRLGAWQAASELATQSRGGRSSVGGVASRIAVCGAALFALSGLSTAVQAGCTQSSPIMVSCSGAANPLLPHYGNAADNLDVTVAAGGSLGVLLGSGGTALQLTGNNVTLRNYGIIDPSALGPIAIQSTGVVVGNANGSIVTISNSGVIAGARGQESASTNTLSGLAMLVQNGSGGTTQVINTGMIMARSIDGVPQADGDMAAIAIVGGSAVDFVNDQGATISGRVALQSPGILGVGNRFANAGEIRGSVYLGADGRNTFTAVTGSSITAGGSTTDTIPVDGMNGLSFAKAGTVEAGGYNNTLVLQNVLPSAGTGSGTAGSGSASGDTYLNFQDLRVNSGAWTLSGRALVPGASVELNGGAVILATGTELGQGDIQAKGGTLISSLGDVTMSNPFILGLGGLTLAGTNNYTLSGSIGGTGGLNITAPVVSLSGVNAGLSGNIQVGASSTLVGNTDSIRGNLVNSGTVTFNQSSNGTYSGAMSGTGALVKSGTGTLTLSGNNTSSGATRVAAGTLVVHPGGLSSGALSLSSGTVLDLGQAGPQTVAALSGVGGSILLGTSALTVDSNLSTTYLGDISGSGQLLKQGSGELTLIGNYLAGSLTVNGGTLALNTISNPSLMATVNTGATLNLSSQPGQSLGSLVGGTGSAVRLGASTLSLASGNYAGVISGAGGQLNKVGSGALTLNGINTYTGGTQITGGSLLVGDSSHASARVEGPISVSSGASLGGFGTVAGNVDVASGGHLASGAPVGVFTIDGDLTLRQGSQADFSLGASGGFSTPGASHSVSVTGDLNLQGAQLNLTNAGGYGPGIYRLFDWGGTLTMSGGGLLPPPGPTLQILNGARQINLINPASLSLNFWNADGLASASQMGGGSGVWSQAGANWTDATGSTTAWRNPNDAFSIFGGAAGTVTVDNSSGAIAAQGIQFASDGYHLVGDNLALTGATLGALGEVRVGDGSQVSSGWTASIDNSLFGAGIDKTGLGTLVLNGANNYKQSTRLSLGTLSVSSDANLGASSANLDFEGGTLRVTGNGFQSTARDVVFGAAGGGLDIADADNTFTLGQELSGGGALTKLGDGTLVLGGNNSYTGGTLVKAGTLIGSAGSFGNGAIVDNATLVLDQTSDATLANAISGTGSLTKTGAGNLTLGSNSYSGGTLISAGMLTGSVESFGSGVITNNARLILDQASNASFANAMSGSGSLVKRGAGALVLESDSSVGGGTQVEDGRLVVGGSAGSTASLTSNVGVSGGATLGGHGVIDGNVTLADGAKLAPGNSIGTLTVDGDVTLGAGSTLEIENAPDGSTDRLVSTGTVALNGANLSVLAESGTWKPSSSYAIIQAAALQGTFANVTSNLAFLDPSLQYSATGVTLVMERNDTTFVSVAQTGNQRAVAGVIDSAVGKALWSEMSGLSAEQARRAYDSLSGEMHASARTALFDDSRQVREALTDRLYEARQNGAGNALGVWIKGYGGASDSDANGDAASLDRNSQGMLVGADLALNDTWRLGLATGYGTADLDVDARNSSADVSSTTLAAYLGGQWDALGLRLGVARTWNDLDTRRDVTVGSQQQKLKASYDADTTQVFGELGYRLQLAELELEPFAGIAHVEVHSDSFNEHGGEAALHGGSETDRVDYTSLGLRAKAPLGTLFDRPLALTTSLAWQHALDVPEDESRMTLGDYGSFTVTGVPLARNTAVGRVGVNLQLAPQASVELGYSGQTGDGSRDNAARLGVNIAF
- a CDS encoding GFA family protein, with product MLLEGSCHCGAVHFSLHSAHPYPYQRCYCSICRKTQGGGGYAINLGGEAATLKVRGRKHISIYHAKLREEGQRTRTSGAERHFCSLCGSGLWLYDARWPELIHPFASAIDTPLPVPPEHTHLLLRSKASWVEVQATPHDLQFDNYPQESIAQWHQRLGLER